The following coding sequences lie in one Nakaseomyces glabratus chromosome I, complete sequence genomic window:
- a CDS encoding aldo/keto reductase family protein (CAGL0I02046g~Protein of unknown function), with protein MTTKDKIATIRKEIEKIGTGYGMMTLTNLAVPTERTQAFGAINKVIEIARAQGHKAFFNVGEFYGPNYANLHLVRDFFKEYPNLREYVLISCKGAIDNKKLTPKGKYEEVVASMETCIKEIGVFIDIFEPARLDFNLCKEHDVYPKETLQAVADFVDAGKFGAISLSEVNGEQINAISKDFGDYLVCVEIELSMFRDTILKNGTAKACSDNALPIICYSPLGRGILTGQITKNSDIPDGDFRKKLKYFSDEALAHNQEIVNFIKSEIVEKRPDEKRVTLAQVALAWVRKWSYSSEYPKSKFIPIPSGSSATRVSENFEESKTQLSDTEFEKINEYVNSFSPIGGSYEFI; from the coding sequence atGACTACAAAGGACAAAATTGCCACAATCAGGAAGGAAATAGAGAAAATTGGAACAGGCTATGGGATGATGACATTAACCAATCTTGCTGTTCCAACTGAGCGGACTCAAGCTTTTGGCGCAATAAACAAAGTAATCGAGATCGCTAGAGCACAAGGACATAAAGCTTTCTTCAACGTTGGAGAGTTTTACGGTCCTAATTATGCAAATCTACATCTCGTTAGagatttcttcaaagagTACCCTAATTTGAGGGAATATGTATTAATCTCATGTAAAGGTgcaattgataataaaaaattgacGCCAAAGGGTAAATACGAAGAAGTTGTCGCTAGTATGGAAACCTGtattaaagaaattggtgtttttattgatatttttgagCCTGCAAGGCTGGATTTTAATTTATGTAAAGAACATGATGTGTATCCAAAAGAAACTCTTCAGGCTGTAGCTGATTTTGTTGATGCAGGTAAATTTGGTGCCATCTCTTTATCGGAAGTGAACGGCGAACAGATAAACGCAATTAGTAAAGATTTCGGAGACTACCTGGTCTGTGTAGAGATTGAACTATCAATGTTCCGTGACactattttgaaaaatggaACTGCCAAGGCTTGTAGCGACAACGCTTTACCTATTATTTGCTATTCACCACTAGGGAGAGGTATCTTAACTGGACAAATCACAAAGAACTCTGATATACCAGATGGAGACTtcagaaagaaattaaagTATTTTTCCGATGAAGCTCTAGCTCATAACCAAGAAATTGTCAATTTCATAAAATCAGAGATTGTTGAAAAACGTCCTGATGAAAAGAGAGTTACTTTGGCTCAAGTAGCTTTAGCATGGGTCAGAAAGTGGAGTTACAGTTCTGAATATCCAAAGTCAAAATTCATACCAATCCCATCAGGATCAAGTGCTACCAGAGTTAGTGAAaactttgaagaaagtaaAACCCAACTTTCAGACACcgaatttgaaaagattaATGAATATGTCAACTCTTTTTCCCCTATCGGAGGTAGCTACGAATTTATTTAA
- a CDS encoding uncharacterized protein (CAGL0I02068g~Ortholog(s) have role in reciprocal meiotic recombination and condensed nuclear chromosome localization): MSTTIISISDFCRKYCISKSAKKAFQVEHSVAVENIEQKTFELLMKKINESYEVCTETNTEFPHPETCLYSDHHEGPLKNDEETLTMAILESMRSDSPETKRAFYLIDSEDTHYLIHSSSPPYKMIRNEWVDLDTNSPTD, encoded by the coding sequence ATGTCAACGACTATAATTTCTATTTCTGATTTTTGTAGAAAGTATTGTATATCCAAATCCGCCAAGAAAGCCTTTCAAGTGGAACATTCAGTGGCAGTTGAGAATATTGAGCAGAAAACATTTGAGCTTCTtatgaaaaagataaaTGAATCTTATGAAGTGTGCACTGAAACAAACACGGAGTTCCCACATCCTGAAACATGCTTGTATTCAGACCATCATGAAGGCCCACTAAAAAACGATGAAGAAACACTTACAATGGCCATACTAGAATCTATGAGAAGTGATTCACCAGAAACAAAACGTGCCTTTTATCTAATCGATTCAGAAGATACACATTACCTGATTCACAGTAGCAGTCCACCCTACAAAATGATCCGAAATGAATGGGTAGATCTCGATACCAATAGTCCGACTGATTAG
- the KEL1 gene encoding Kel1p (CAGL0I02090g~Ortholog(s) have role in cytogamy, filamentous growth of a population of unicellular organisms, negative regulation of exit from mitosis, regulation of cell shape and regulation of cytokinesis, more), with product MAGFKFSMKQLGHHGKKNKNSAPESVPNPGGFNSSYNNDAGVNSQRDVGPVPGPFRSVSGNSMGSGHSVPNQQSFARNVSGSHMDNVGAGVQQAARQNIGNSMHITGFSASSTSNPHEMKQRNVSNLQQSNPHTRRILPSEPDYTPWGRIRLSNSPFPRYRHVSSSHITDQGKIYVIGGLHDQSVYGDTWILTASDIDKTGAINSFKSTTIEITESTPPPRVGHASTLCGNAFVVFGGDTHKVNSDGLMDDDLYLLNINSYKWTIPKPVGQRPLGRYGHKIVTISAEQTKLYLFGGQFDDTYFGDLAVFDLSSFRRPDSHWVFLKPSGFNPPPLTNHTMVTYQDKIWVFGGDTLEEGLINRVYLYSPTNNSWEIVETTGDIPPPMQEHAAIVYKDLMCVVGGKDAEDNYLNTLYFLNLQSLKWFKLPFYKNNIPQGRSGHSVTLLKNDQILIMGGDKYDYSSSTENMHISDVDMGKGTILYTLNLADVGTVCPGIFDNTRPVTRSPTTPKFSNKGEDATSPNIMVGKPPGLHQEPQILTPAQEQMQTPKQQIVMDMDKTPKDYVEKEPEAAHVEGQAFGKGTIGTVISENRKPSSPVPQLIESSEDGVKRTPTIASAKQLSSGPPQQKTPEKRMISDESSSKFSELDQDDSIDDEVGVAHIATSPAKNGFKMTSTENTITAAMESSSPDVLLPEIKKHMSEGTEAKTVTHSSDMDDQTTMISSRHNVVEDRQSPPQLKEAVDMKIDSPTLEDTSANLERAQVEKFPEVVARQVGAVVPNLVPNQSTGMASNSVLGMKKENNMSREHFENLRDELSKIKQAALEKANAADNHIRELESELNKLRAEQQKQKEDNKKMEDEISQFRKRYDLLDADYKEMEDTLQQYEDILAAKVLDAEKFNGIIKVQSDKIDELKLHVVNSEEFEKLKIQNEVLEKENQDLKDKLKEKDNNLDKSIVMFSGTVDELLKNWRMTSKKDTSSASPVAATQSQSTKNRNIISKMNNRLDDLLVKSKELTESEEQIDSEYEQLEIKNESIQSQARHSSISVKETASDIANAMNESKRKIEDYKAHTEKLQNEIDGLKGKVNHTDGEISLDKQSEEKLREEIEKITAEKEELNRQMQGLKMKIQSSSDNLAIL from the coding sequence ATGGCTGGGTTTAAGTTTTCTATGAAACAGCTGGGCCACCATGgcaagaagaacaagaactcCGCTCCGGAGTCCGTTCCGAATCCTGGTGGTTTCAATAGTAGTTACAACAATGATGCGGGTGTGAATTCTCAGCGAGATGTAGGTCCCGTGCCAGGGCCTTTCAGAAGTGTTTCTGGTAACAGTATGGGTAGTGGGCACTCAGTTCCAAACCAGCAGAGTTTTGCTCGGAACGTTAGTGGCTCGCACATGGACAATGTTGGTGCTGGCGTTCAGCAAGCCGCTAGGCAGAACATAGGGAACTCTATGCATATCACTGGTTTTTCTGCCTCGAGTACTTCCAATCCTCATGAAATGAAACAGCGCAATGTCTCGAATTTGCAACAGAGCAATCCGCACACGCGGAGGATACTGCCAAGTGAACCTGATTACACCCCTTGGGGTAGAATTAGGTTGTCTAACTCCCCATTCCCAAGATATAGACATGTGAGCTCCTCACACATCACTGACCAAGGAAAGATATACGTTATTGGTGGTCTACATGACCAGTCTGTCTATGGTGATACATGGATATTGACTGCATCGGATATCGATAAGACGGGAGCAATTAACTCCTTTAAGAGTACAACGATAGAGATTACAGAGAGCACACCTCCTCCTAGAGTCGGTCATGCTTCCACTTTATGCGGTAACgcttttgttgtttttggtGGTGACACGCACAAGGTTAACAGTGATGGTCTTATGGATGACGATCTTTACCTTTTAAACATCAACTCTTATAAATGGACAATACCAAAGCCTGTAGGTCAAAGACCACTGGGAAGATATGGCCACAAGATTGTAACAATATCTGCAGAGCAAACGAAGCTGTATTTGTTTGGTGGACAATTTGACGACACTTATTTCGGCGATCTAGCAGTATTTGATCTTTCTAGCTTCAGAAGACCTGATTCGCACTGGGTATTTCTGAAACCAAGTGGGTTCAATCCGCCACCTTTAACAAATCACACTATGGTGACATATCAAGACAAGATTTGGGTATTTGGTGGTGATACTTTGGAAGAAGGACTAATAAATAGGGTGTATTTGTATTCGCCAACAAATAACTCATGGGAAATTGTGGAAACGACAGGAGATATACCACCTCCAATGCAAGAACACGCAGCCATTGTGTATAAGGACTTGATGTGTGTAGTTGGAGGAAAGGATGCGGAAGACAACTATCTTAATACACTGTACTTTTTGAACTTACAATCATTGAAATGGTTTAAGCTACCATTCTACAAGAATAATATTCCTCAAGGTCGTTCGGGACATTCGGTGACGTTACTAAAAAATGATCAAATTCTGATCATGGGTGGTGATAAATATGATTATTCTTCAAGTACTGAAAACATGCATATTTCCGATGTTGACATGGGTAAAGGTACTATATTGTACACTTTGAATTTAGCGGATGTTGGTACTGTTTGTCCAGGAATTTTTGACAACACTCGTCCAGTCACAAGATCTCCAACAACTCCAAAATTCTCTAATAAAGGTGAGGATGCTACAAGTCCCAATATTATGGTTGGGAAACCACCTGGTTTACATCAAGAACCTCAAATATTGACGCCAGCTCAAGAGCAAATGCAAACACCAAAGCAACAAATTGTGATGGATATGGATAAAACTCCTAAGGATTATGTCGAAAAGGAACCCGAAGCTGCACATGTTGAAGGACAAGCTTTTGGTAAGGGTACTATTGGTACAGTTATATCTGAAAACAGAAAACCTTCTTCTCCAGTTCCCCAGTTGATTGAATCCTCCGAGGATGGTGTCAAAAGAACGCCTACAATTGCTAGTGCAAAACAATTGAGTAGCGGTCCGCCTCAACAAAAAACACCTGAAAAAAGGATGATTTCTGATGAATCATCAAGCAAATTTTCTGAACTTGATCAAGACGATTCCATAGACGATGAAGTCGGTGTTGCCCACATTGCTACTTCACCTGCCAAAAACGGTTTCAAGATGACATCTACAGAGAATACAATTACCGCTGCCATGGAGAGCTCTTCTCCAGATGTACTTCTTCCTGAGATTAAAAAGCACATGAGTGAAGGAACGGAAGCAAAGACTGTTACACACAGTAGTGATATGGATGATCAAACTACAATGATTTCCTCAAGACATAATGTTGTAGAAGACAGGCAAAGTCCGCCTCAATTAAAAGAGGCTGTTGATATGAAGATTGACAGTCCAACTTTGGAAGATACCTCAGCCAACTTGGAAAGGGCACAGGTAGAAAAATTTCCAGAGGTAGTTGCCAGGCAAGTGGGTGCAGTAGTGCCTAATTTGGTTCCAAATCAGTCTACTGGTATGGCATCAAATAGTGTTTTAggaatgaaaaaagaaaataacaTGTCTAGAgaacattttgaaaatcTGAGAGATGAACTTTCTAAGATAAAACAGGCTGCACTTGAAAAGGCCAATGCTGCAGACAATCACATTAGAGAACTTGAATCGGAATTAAACAAGTTAAGAGCTGAGCAAcagaaacaaaaagaggATAATAAGAAGATGGAGGATGAGATATCGCAATTCAGGAAACGTTATGATTTGCTTGATGCAGACTACAAGGAGATGGAGGATACATTACAACAATATGAGGATATTTTGGCTGCTAAGGTATTAGATGCAGAGAAGTTCAATGGCATAATCAAGGTTCAATCGGATAAAATCGATGAGTTGAAGCTACATGTTGTTAATTCTGAAGAATTCGAAAAGCTGAAGATTCAAAACGAAGTActggaaaaagaaaatcaagATTTGAAGGACAAATTAAAGGAGAAAGACAACAACCTGGATAAATCTATTGTGATGTTCTCAGGAACTGTAGATGAACTCTTGAAAAATTGGAGAATGACGTCCAAGAAAGATACTTCAAGTGCTTCACCTGTAGCTGCTACCCAATCTCAAAGCACAAAGAACAGAAATATTATCTCTAAGATGAACAATCGTCTTGACGACTTATTAGTCAAAAGTAAAGAACTGACCGAATCAGAGGAACAGATTGATTCTGAGTATGAACAacttgaaataaaaaatgaatcaATTCAAAGCCAGGCCAGACATTCAAGTATCAGTGTGAAAGAAACAGCTTCCGACATAGCCAACGCTATGAATGAAtccaaaagaaagattgaAGACTACAAAGCACACACGGAAAAActacaaaatgaaatcGATGGTTTAAAAGGAAAGGTAAATCACACTGATGGTGAAATTTCACTAGATAAGCAATCGGAGGAGAAGCTAAGAgaggaaattgaaaaaataaccGCGGAAAAGGAGGAGTTGAATAGACAAATGCAAGgattgaaaatgaaaattcaATCATCTTCGGATAATCTCGCTATATTATAA
- the TDA11 gene encoding Tda11p (CAGL0I02112g~Ortholog(s) have cytoplasm localization) has protein sequence MDQKFDEFIAQTESEAEIDTSSRYTTGSISPQFASPTKFKNVLPHETDTQTGQRNRVAEHQHVPKSLLNASVEESHNHPLKEDKSESRQRQVSVSNSNPSSKGMVNKRRSLIQPMMVPTTPETDRTRPQSQSNVASGNSANKNNLHPDTNHGIDINATTQTPSSMSMGNPKFSENFASLAPSSKRNSMHSRTSSSQSMAIDSSLGGSMDVNALLQSLANKELELLECKRKIDDLKKQLHMEENIYQNKANELQELKNKVSKNINVSGSNQPVFNKTSTTGRKNSRESSRRNTHVTPVKTTRNDIRQDTSLNQDMENTDDNKQSMWSKPLALFNQVDQIIQQELERTLNWDEPPTPVEETEENQEGDKSVSKSLWSFVSDLKTGLLGIEEEEDGHHTQQSNSNVNRPKNTHGQVMDNRKHANEDINLSIKEFKTTKKHLDDNSDTHLKQRSGRTAVRKTKSGNKLNFVDDSDDGDSTLEADMVEMGSFSR, from the coding sequence ATGGACCAGAAGTTCGACGAGTTTATAGCGCAGACAGAGTCAGAGGCGGAGATTGACACGAGCTCGAGGTATACCACTGGATCAATCTCACCCCAGTTTGCGTCTCCTACAAAGTTTAAAAACGTTTTACCGCATGAAACAGATACACAGACAGGTCAGAGAAATCGAGTAGCAGAGCACCAACATGTACCGAAGTCGTTACTTAATGCGAGCGTCGAAGAGAGCCACAACCACCCTTTGAAAGAGGACAAATCTGAATCACGCCAAAGGCAAGTGTCGGTTTCCAATTCGAATCCCAGCTCCAAAGGTATGGTTAACAAAAGGAGGTCATTGATACAACCAATGATGGTGCCTACTACACCTGAGACTGATCGCACACGTCCGCAGTCTCAAAGCAACGTGGCTTCCGGAAACTCAGCTAATAAGAACAATCTACATCCAGATACAAATCACGGTATTGATATAAACGCTACCACACAGACACCTTCATCTATGTCCATGGGTAATCCTAAATTCAGTGAAAACTTTGCGTCATTGGCGCCATCTAGTAAGAGGAATTCCATGCATTCTAGAACAAGCAGCTCACAATCCATGGCCATTGACTCCAGTCTAGGAGGAAGTATGGATGTCAATGCACTGCTGCAAAGCCTAGCTAATAAGGAGCTGGAGTTACTGGAATGCAAGAGGAAGATCGACGACCTAAAAAAACAGTTGCATATGGAGGAGAATATTTACCAGAACAAGGCAAATGAGTTACAAGAGTTGAAGAACAAGGTAAGCAAGAATATTAACGTCTCTGGCAGCAATCAACCAGTATTCAATAAAACTTCTACTACAGGCCGGAAGAACAGCAGAGAATCTTCTCGAAGGAATACTCATGTAACACCAGTTAAGACTACAAGAAATGATATTAGACAAGATACATCTCTGAACCAAGATATGGAGAACACTGATGATAACAAGCAATCTATGTGGAGCAAACCGTTAGCATTATTTAACCAGGTTGATCAAATAATACAACAAGAACTTGAAAGGACATTAAATTGGGATGAGCCTCCGACACCAgtagaagaaacagaagagaACCAAGAAGGCGATAAAAGTGTATCGAAATCATTATGGAGTTTTGTGTCCGATTTGAAAACTGGTTTACTTGgcattgaagaagaagaagatgggCATCATACACAACAAAGTAATTCAAATGTTAATAGGCCGAAAAATACTCATGGGCAAGTGATGGACAATAGAAAACACGCAAATGAAGACATAAACTTATCCATAAAAGAATTTAAGACCACGAAGAAACATCTTGACGATAATTCTGATACTCACTTGAAGCAAAGAAGTGGAAGAACCGCTGTCAGAAAGACGAAATCTGGTAATAAACTAAATTTTGTTGATGATTCGGACGATGGTGACAGCACTTTGGAGGCAGATATGGTGGAGATGGGATCATTTTCTAGGTAG
- the PEX21B gene encoding PEX21B (CAGL0I02134g~Ortholog(s) have role in protein import into peroxisome matrix and cytosol, peroxisome localization) — protein sequence MSACHSNPLQSLSSKTHTFTTRTRAHNYEHNHDRISNPLEREFLHQDSIYDTATPVAIPIQQPRQVPRDTKKNTQWLSEFQQLSISDVPSVKPSFTRPAPTSTFRIINNDVRKDSLFKFQEHPIIDRLSPEAREDYYNNEFEQLEKELENDDDVQDGDQFQDLENKTYEYYNEFAFNDQSHFQQSARDILNNMSNSTHEYSSELNEKLSGSTFVNLLKSIDIGDVSLQDNRQGPKELKNSNDNTTLGNKYADIPDYILE from the coding sequence ATGAGTGCGTGCCATAGTAACCCGTTGCAGTCGCTTTCGAGCAAGACTCACACTTTTACAACCAGAACCCGTGCCCACAATTACGAACATAATCATGATCGCATCAGTAATCCTTTAGAGCGGGAGTTTCTACATCAAGATAGTATATACGATACAGCAACACCCGTTGCTATACCAATACAACAGCCGCGCCAGGTACCGCGCGATACTAAAAAGAATACACAGTGGCTGTCTGAGTTCCAGCAACTTTCCATAAGCGACGTGCCCAGCGTGAAGCCATCCTTCACGAGGCCCGCGCCCACAAGTACGTTTAGGATCATTAACAATGATGTCAGAAAGGACTCGCTGTTCAAGTTCCAAGAGCACCCCATTATAGACAGATTATCGCCCGAGGCTCGTGAGGACTATTACAACAACGAATTCGAGCAGTTGGAGAAAGAGCTTGAGAACGATGACGACGTGCAGGACGGTGACCAGTTTCAAGACTTGGAGAACAAGACCTACGAGTACTACAACGAGTTTGCGTTCAACGACCAATCTCACTTTCAACAGTCTGCAAGGGATATCCTCAATAACATGTCTAACTCAACTCACGAGTACTCGTCTGAGCTAAATGAGAAATTATCTGGCTCAACTTTCGTAAACTTGCTGAAAAGTATTGATATTGGCGATGTGTCTTTGCAGGACAACAGACAGGGACCCAAGGAACTCAAGAATAGCAATGACAACACGACATTAGGCAACAAGTACGCTGATATTCCAGATTACATTCTGGAGTGA
- the YAP1801 gene encoding Yap1801p (CAGL0I02156g~Ortholog(s) have role in endocytosis and cellular bud neck, prospore membrane localization), translating to MTTYVKLVKGATKIKMAPPKAKYVDPILMGSMNSHDFDEITHALEARLQDTAWTVVYKSLIVVHLLFRDGDGNVALDYFSHRTSVFNVDRNLPNVGSTEIRQVQKYAQYLKTRCKEFDRIRLDYVRDTKANIKINENNLGRVNTALDHVESIETQITALVKNRYSHYDLENDLYLYAFKLLVQDLLMLYNALNEGIISLLEIFFELSHSNAERTLNLYKRFVELTETVVKYLKSGKSVGLKIPVIKHITTKLVSSLEEHLLEDDRTQQNFKQDPDLGSSSNIKRQGTIAQQRLEQVREQKRILEEKLKTQNVVFSNPNDGSQFTPNMNTMATGTMAMTDQQNAYNPFGVTPSQTPQQLNSRSTSATFMNNPFASSESPMNNIFTGGAQAQAFQQNAMQNTMQSIPPNNQQAFQQVYQPQDPAQQQFTGQVQPQTSQYTNPTGFQQPQQPQQPQQPQQPQLQVAHTDMFNPQQPQVSVGQIPVVTQQAYQQDFGFGTASATSGMTNQFMPPSQQQQISQQQMPQQQPLTETATGSNNPFALHNASKTESQIQQRKQDMNDQSMQLKQQPATSSAINNNPFATNNPVVPTTYASTATSELVHNPFQQQNVNFTGTQATGMSQPNVMQPLQQSQSFMQGPGVSSQYQQLPQQVQPVQQVQQVPQQVQQVPQQVQQVPQQVQQVPQQQFQQFQQPQAQWPAQQYPGQEGPNLIDI from the coding sequence ATGACCACTTATGTCAAACTGGTGAAAGGGGCCACCAAGATCAAGATGGCCCCACCAAAGGCCAAGTATGTGGATCCAATTCTGATGGGGAGTATGAACAGCCATGACTTCGATGAAATTACGCACGCGCTCGAGGCCCGGTTGCAGGACACCGCATGGACTGTGGTTTACAAGTCGCTGATTGTGGTGCACTTGCTGTTTAGGGACGGTGACGGTAATGTGGCTCTGGACTATTTCAGTCACAGAACCAGCGTGTTTAACGTGGACAGAAATTTGCCAAATGTTGGCAGCACCGAGATACGCCAAGTGCAGAAGTATGCCCAGTACTTGAAAACAAGGTGTAAAGAGTTTGATAGGATCCGGTTGGACTACGTGAGGGATACAAAGGCAAATATAAAGATTAATGAGAATAACTTGGGCAGAGTGAATACAGCGTTGGACCATGTTGAGTCAATTGAAACTCAGATCACAGCACTAGTTAAAAATAGATACTCTCACTATGACTTAGAGAATGACTTATATCTATATGCCTTCAAGTTATTGGTACAGGATCTTTTGATGCTATACAATGCTCTTAATGAAGGCATTATATCACTACtggaaatattttttgagcTGTCTCATTCCAACGCCGAACGGACGTTGAATTTGTACAAGAGGTTCGTGGAACTTACTGAAACTGTAGTCAAATACTTGAAATCAGGTAAATCTGTTGGATTGAAGATCCCGGTTATTAAACACATTACCACAAAATTGGTTAGCTCTTTGGAAGAGCACTTGCTGGAAGACGATAGAACACAGCAAAACTTTAAGCAGGATCCAGATCTCGGAAGCTCGAGCAATATTAAGAGACAGGGTACAATTGCACAACAAAGACTAGAACAAGTACGTGAGCAGAAGAGAATTctggaagaaaaattgaaaaccCAGAATGTGGTATTTTCAAATCCAAATGATGGTTCTCAATTCACACCAAATATGAACACAATGGCTACTGGGACTATGGCGATGACTGACCAACAGAACGCCTATAATCCATTTGGAGTTACACCAAGTCAAACTCCTCAACAACTTAACTCGAGATCTACTAGTGCAACCTTTATGAATAACCCATTTGCTAGTTCTGAGTCTCCAATGAACAACATCTTCACCGGTGGTGCACAAGCACAAGCATTTCAACAAAACGCAATGCAAAACACAATGCAAAGCATACCGCCTAATAACCAACAAGCTTTCCAACAGGTTTATCAACCACAGGACCCTGCACAACAGCAATTTACAGGTCAGGTTCAGCCGCAAACCTCTCAATATACAAACCCGACTGGATTCCAGCAACCACAGCAACCACAGCAACCACAGCAACCACAGCAACCACAATTGCAGGTGGCACACACAGATATGTTCAATCCACAACAACCTCAGGTTTCTGTTGGACAAATTCCAGTAGTAACACAACAGGCATACCAGCAAGATTTCGGTTTTGGTACTGCAAGTGCAACTTCTGGAATGACTAACCAATTTATGCCTCCATCacaacagcagcaaatATCTCAGCAGCAAATGCCGCAGCAGCAACCTCTAACTGAGACGGCTACTGGATCGAATAATCCATTTGCGTTGCATAATGCTTCGAAGACAGAGAGCCAAATTCAGCAGAGAAAGCAAGACATGAATGATCAATCGATGCAATTAAAGCAACAGCCAGCTACATCGAGTGCTATAAACAACAATCCATTTGCTACTAACAACCCAGTAGTCCCAACTACATACGCCAGTACAGCAACTTCGGAACTGGTACACAACCCATTCCAACAGCAAAATGTGAATTTCACCGGCACACAGGCCACTGGTATGTCTCAGCCAAATGTAATGCAGCCATTACAACAATCTCAATCATTTATGCAAGGTCCAGGTGTGTCTTCACAATACCAGCAATTGCCTCAACAGGTGCAACCGGTGCAACAAGTACAGCAAGTACCACAACAGGTACAGCAAGTACCACAACAGGTACAGCAAGTACCACAGCAAGTACAGCAAGTACCACAGCAGCAGTTCCAGCAATTCCAGCAGCCACAAGCACAATGGCCGGCACAGCAGTACCCAGGCCAAGAGGGTCCAAACCTAATCGATATTTAG
- the MPC2 gene encoding mitochondrial pyruvate carrier (CAGL0I02178g~Ortholog(s) have pyruvate transmembrane transporter activity, role in mitochondrial pyruvate transport and integral component of mitochondrial inner membrane localization), which translates to MSTINIAFRRFWQSETGPKTVHFWAPTLKWGLVIAGLTDINRPVDKVSGAQNLSLLSTAVIWTRWSFVIKPKNMLLASVNSFLTLTAGYQLARIVNYRLRNGDTIQQTFSYILNGAGNRNNEKLIQE; encoded by the coding sequence ATGTCTACGATAAATATTGCTTTCAGACGATTTTGGCAGAGCGAGACTGGTCCCAAGACGGTACATTTCTGGGCACCCACTTTGAAATGGGGCCTTGTGATCGCTGGGTTGACGGACATCAACAGACCAGTGGATAAAGTGAGCGGTGCGCAAAACTTGTCATTGCTATCCACTGCGGTGATATGGACGAGGTGGTCCTTCGTGATCAAACCAAAAAACATGCTATTGGCCTCGGTGAACTCGTTCCTGACTTTGACCGCCGGCTACCAATTGGCCAGGATCGTGAACTATAGACTGCGGAACGGTGACACAATTCAACAAACTTTCTCTTACATCCTGAATGGTGCAGGCAACCGCAATAACGAGAAATTGATACAGGAGTGA